The Synechococcus sp. M16.1 genome includes the window TCGAGATCATCTCGAGGCTCTGATGGCAGCGGTGATGCCCTACGCAAGGCATCGCTTGTCCGGCGTGCAGCGCCGGTTTGGCCTGGAAAACGGTTTTGTGAGCATCGCGCCGGATCAGGCCAACCATCGGCTGGAACTGCGCAGCAGCCGAGAGGGCGTTGAGCCTCTGCAACTGAAGCTCGATGACGCCGAACTGGCCGATCTGGTGCGTTGCCTCGATCGCTTGCGGCTCGACAACCGGGTCAAGCTGGCCTGGACGTTCCCCGAGGACCGCCCGTTGAAGCGTCAGGAGATCGTCGATCGCATTCCTCTGCAGAAACGCCTCGGACCTCCCCTTCTGGCTGGTGTTGCTCTGGCGTGCAGCATCGCCACCGCCTGGCTTGTGCCTCTTCCCCAGGAAACCAAGGAGACATCGCCAACACCGGCACCGGTGGGCAAGCCTGAAACGCAGTCCGACCGTTGACGTGCAGGAAACACGCTTCAGAATCGCCGCAGTGACGGCACCCTGATCACACCGATGCCATGAGGAAGGCGCGCCGAAGCAGCAAACGTGATCAACGACGGGTCTTCCGCCCCCGTCGTCGCTTCCCCTATGGCCCCGTCCTGCGTCAGTTGACGGTTGTCGTGCTGATGCTGGCTGCTGCCGCAGGGATTGCAGTGCTGCTGAATCAGCTGCCCCAGCAGGTGGACATCATGCTGCTGCTGAGCAAGGCCATTGATGACCTGATCGGCGGCGTTCAGCAACTGCTGGAAGCCATGCTCGGGCTCGCCGCCATCGTGCTGGTCGCTGCTATCGCACTTCTGGCGGGCATCCTCTTGCTTGGTGCGCTCTGGAGGTTGATTCGCATCATCCGACTGGTGTTGTCGCCCCCTATTCAAGGCAGGCGCTGAAGCCGAAAGCACCAGACATTCCGTAACAAATCGGACCAGATCGACCCCGCAGATTGCAGCGCTGGCAGAACTGAACTGGCGATCCACCGAAAGCATGAGCCAGCCCGTCGACCACGACATGACAGCCGTCCTCGAGGCCATCGATCACTACAGCGATGGCGACGTCGACCAACCGCAGGAAATCATGGTGGAGCTGCAGGAGGGTTGCTCCAACAAGCACAAACGGCTGAACAAAAAGGTCTACGAAAAAGAGCTGGCCAAACTCCAGACGGAACTGGTGAAGATGCAGTACTGGGTGAAAGTCACCGGCTTTCGCATGATCATCCTGTTCGAAGGGCGGGACGCCGCAGGCAAGGGAGGATCGATTAAACGGCTGACGGAGCCCTTGAACCCCAGGGGATGCCGGGTGGTGGCCTTGGGCACGCCTTCAGAGCATCAGAAAAGCCAGTGGTATTTCCAACGCTATGTGGAGCATTTTCCCAGTGCCGGAGAAATCGTTGTCTTTGATCGGAGCTGGTACAACCGGGCCGGCGTGGAAAAGGTGATGGGCTTCGCGACACGCGAACAAGTGGAGCAGTTTTATGTGTCGTGCCCACAGTTTGAGCAAATGCTGGTGCAGGACGGAATCCTGTTACTCAAATACTGGTTCTCCATCAACGATGATGAACAGGAAAAACGTTTCCAGGAACGCATTGATAACGAAGAGCGTCGCTGGAAGATGAGTCCGATGGACATCGAGTCGCGCAACCGCTGGGTGGAGTACTCGAAAGCGAAGGACACCATGTTTGCCAAGACGCATATCCCGGAGGCCCCATGGTTCACCGTGGAGGCCAATGACAAGCGCCGCGCCCGCTTGAATTGCCTGCGCCACATTCTCAGCAAGGTGCCCTATGAAGACATGACACCGCCACCCATCAAGATGCCGAAGCGCCCGAAGCAAGGAAGCTACAAACGGCCTCCTTTCAACGAGCAATTCTTTGTACCTAACAACTATCCATACAAGGACTGAGAAAACAGTGAGCAAAAGAGAAAAGCAATAATTTCAGGGCAACTATTAGCTTGGGCTGCTTCAATCAAGCAGCCCTTTTTCATGCGAAAAATAATTATTTTTACGTTCACTTACTCAAGTAAAAGCTAGCCGACCCGCAAAAAACCACCTCGCTTGGCTTGAGGTCACACAGCAGCACGCTTTAAGGTGATCGACCATCCAGTTCTGCAGGCTTTGCTCGGTTCCTGGCAAGTCCTAATGCGGTGTATCGCCAGCGCACTGTTCCTGGTGGCCCATGGTCTGCTGGTGCTGGAGCACATCACCATTGGAACGGCACTGCATGGGATTGCGGAGTTGTTCCTTGCCCCCTGGGCCATCCGCCACAAAGCCTGGGACATCATCGTGATCGGACTGATTTTCTGCGTCTTCGACCTGTGGGGAACGCTGCGTCTGACCGGCGTGTTGGTCTAAGGCCCTTCAACCACTCAGCCTCTGGGACCAAAACCCAAACAGCTGCCACGACGACCAGAGGAACATCCCCAGGAAGACCCAGTTCAGCCAAGCCGGACGTCGGTCGTTTTCAAACATCTCTCAGGACAGCGAAAGGCGACACCTGACCTTATCGGTGTCGACCGGATCACTTCGCCGACGAACTCCAATCGGCGGAACGAAACGACACATTGGCACCACCACTACGTTTCAGGTCGTGCATGCCCTCCAGCTGGTTGTACACCGACAAGAGCTGCCGCCGCATGTGGTCGGTATGGGGCAGATCAGCGATCAAACGCAACACATCCTCCAGGGATCGCTTGGCATCGATTACCAAACGACAATCGGGGCTGCCAGGCTCGTCTCGCATAGGATCTGAAGCGATTTAATCCATTCAGCAGAAAATCTCTGCTTGCGGGTGTCTGATCCCATACCAACGCGGCGATATTCAGCAGAAATTCAGAGTTTGGCCACAACCGGCAATCTGAGGCTGCTGAACCACGACAACAACACCAGCAGGGATGAAGCCCAGAGGCAGGCCTGCATGCCCGCGGCTTCGGTTCGGCCGAGCATGAACACTGCCCCTGAGAGCAACGTGCCCATCAAGCGTCCGGCCGCATTGGCCATGTAATAGAAGCCCACATTGAGGCTGACGCTCTCCGCATCGGTGTAAGCCAGCACCATGTAGGAGTGGATCGACGAA containing:
- the ppk2 gene encoding polyphosphate kinase 2, translated to MSQPVDHDMTAVLEAIDHYSDGDVDQPQEIMVELQEGCSNKHKRLNKKVYEKELAKLQTELVKMQYWVKVTGFRMIILFEGRDAAGKGGSIKRLTEPLNPRGCRVVALGTPSEHQKSQWYFQRYVEHFPSAGEIVVFDRSWYNRAGVEKVMGFATREQVEQFYVSCPQFEQMLVQDGILLLKYWFSINDDEQEKRFQERIDNEERRWKMSPMDIESRNRWVEYSKAKDTMFAKTHIPEAPWFTVEANDKRRARLNCLRHILSKVPYEDMTPPPIKMPKRPKQGSYKRPPFNEQFFVPNNYPYKD
- a CDS encoding DUF4335 domain-containing protein, whose protein sequence is MLKTTYQYEQTAARLVVEGLPDLSAGHSNEVIGILSSWRLQLIGAPELEGTRDHLEALMAAVMPYARHRLSGVQRRFGLENGFVSIAPDQANHRLELRSSREGVEPLQLKLDDAELADLVRCLDRLRLDNRVKLAWTFPEDRPLKRQEIVDRIPLQKRLGPPLLAGVALACSIATAWLVPLPQETKETSPTPAPVGKPETQSDR